From the Accumulibacter sp. genome, one window contains:
- a CDS encoding class I SAM-dependent methyltransferase, which translates to MNGSIEEKATRTEAITRADATTRGSSARASTRKPKQVEPGPTASVQQPGRTNRPTEGVATDSLCVPYDENLLERARTQWQFGDWENLARIDRETLQHHPDRAKLALLAAAAHLQTNDTAAARQLTRLAVDWGCGKKLVTQILVAGVHNSLARAAALAGQQARAFGHFESAIATGSPAGEVRLATRARAGEQLAQLGLLGTGLSESTASRSAMPQNAIVAAPSLVRAIDGLTRKVTEEVTAAVEADLKAKNPNPYVHNRTLTPALNKSLLHFAERSLKRSGLKPGYIDYLGTKVLQIERNCVGRLATTIEDAIARQLVAECIAGEKICILEIGALYGVSLAILYNHATTRYREVRIVGLDPFDGFYGQAHDAVLNQPVNDLTFLRNMQLANVPAGDFQLIKHYSTDPVAVSLAQELPINLIVIDGDHSYEGVKGDFYTYFPLLQPGGYVIFDDYNAKEWPGVQQFIDHDLQQAPNLEYLGAISRTAVGRKRLADVQ; encoded by the coding sequence ATGAACGGAAGCATCGAAGAGAAGGCAACGCGCACCGAGGCCATAACCCGCGCCGACGCGACAACCCGGGGCAGCAGCGCGCGCGCCTCGACGCGCAAGCCGAAGCAGGTCGAGCCTGGACCGACGGCAAGTGTGCAACAACCGGGCCGCACGAACCGTCCAACCGAAGGGGTAGCAACTGACTCACTTTGTGTGCCTTACGACGAGAATTTGCTCGAGCGAGCCCGCACGCAGTGGCAGTTTGGCGACTGGGAAAACCTTGCCAGGATCGACCGCGAAACGCTGCAACATCATCCTGACCGCGCCAAGCTTGCCCTGCTGGCCGCCGCTGCTCATCTGCAGACCAACGACACGGCCGCCGCACGACAACTCACCCGCCTCGCCGTCGATTGGGGCTGCGGAAAGAAACTGGTCACTCAGATACTGGTGGCTGGCGTGCATAACAGTCTGGCTCGGGCCGCGGCCCTGGCCGGACAGCAAGCACGTGCCTTCGGGCACTTCGAGAGCGCCATCGCGACCGGGAGTCCCGCGGGCGAAGTTCGTCTGGCGACAAGAGCGCGAGCCGGCGAGCAGCTCGCTCAACTTGGTTTGCTGGGGACTGGCCTCTCAGAATCGACCGCGTCAAGATCCGCCATGCCCCAGAACGCCATTGTGGCAGCGCCATCTCTTGTTCGGGCGATTGACGGACTGACCAGGAAGGTCACGGAAGAAGTCACCGCGGCCGTCGAGGCCGACCTCAAGGCCAAGAACCCCAACCCATACGTGCACAATCGGACGCTGACTCCCGCGCTGAACAAATCGCTGCTCCATTTCGCCGAACGCAGCCTGAAGCGTTCAGGACTCAAGCCGGGCTATATTGACTATCTCGGTACAAAGGTCCTCCAGATCGAACGCAACTGCGTCGGCCGTCTTGCCACGACGATTGAGGACGCCATCGCCCGCCAGTTGGTCGCCGAGTGCATCGCTGGCGAGAAGATCTGCATCCTGGAAATCGGTGCCCTCTATGGAGTCAGTCTGGCCATCCTGTACAACCACGCGACCACTCGCTATCGCGAAGTCCGCATTGTCGGCCTCGACCCATTCGACGGATTCTATGGACAAGCCCATGATGCCGTTCTGAATCAGCCGGTGAATGATCTGACCTTTCTGCGCAACATGCAACTGGCGAATGTACCTGCAGGGGACTTCCAGCTGATCAAGCACTACAGCACTGATCCAGTAGCGGTTTCCCTGGCCCAGGAACTGCCGATCAACCTGATCGTCATTGACGGCGATCATAGCTACGAGGGTGTTAAGGGCGACTTTTACACCTACTTTCCACTCCTGCAACCGGGTGGTTACGTCATCTTCGATGACTACAACGCAAAAGAGTGGCCGGGGGTGCAGCAGTTCATCGATCACGATCTCCAGCAAGCCCCCAACCTCGAGTACCTTGGAGCGATTTCACGCACGGCCGTCGGCCGCAAGCGGTTGGCGGACGTTCAATGA
- a CDS encoding 6-hydroxymethylpterin diphosphokinase MptE-like protein, with translation MTGETRLRRLQNRHCNQRVVLVANGPSLNLMRLAFLQREIAIGVNKIFLGIRKFAFYPRYYVAVNERVIAQSVAEIKAMTCVKMISQRSAGLLPEDALTYHIETRSPPARFCGDISRGIHEGWTVTYAALQVAYHLGFKEVVIIGMDHRYHFTGAPNEAHRLDGTDPNHFSPDYFAGHTWDNPDLARSEESYSIARVEYEKDGRRIIDATVGGACSVFEKADYRQVFGLQQ, from the coding sequence ATGACTGGCGAGACAAGACTTCGCCGCCTGCAGAACCGCCACTGCAACCAGCGTGTGGTGCTGGTCGCCAACGGCCCGTCGCTCAATCTCATGCGCCTCGCTTTCCTGCAGCGCGAGATTGCCATTGGGGTCAACAAGATCTTCCTGGGCATCCGGAAGTTCGCCTTCTACCCCCGCTACTACGTAGCGGTCAACGAAAGGGTGATCGCGCAGTCGGTGGCGGAAATCAAGGCCATGACCTGCGTCAAGATGATCAGCCAGCGCAGCGCCGGTCTCCTTCCGGAGGATGCTCTGACCTACCACATCGAGACGAGGAGTCCACCCGCACGTTTCTGTGGCGACATTTCCCGGGGTATCCACGAGGGCTGGACGGTTACCTACGCGGCGCTGCAGGTCGCCTACCATCTGGGGTTCAAGGAGGTCGTCATCATCGGCATGGATCATCGGTACCACTTCACTGGCGCCCCCAACGAAGCGCATCGTCTGGACGGCACAGACCCCAACCATTTCAGCCCCGACTATTTCGCTGGTCACACCTGGGACAACCCGGACCTCGCCCGCTCCGAAGAGTCCTACAGCATCGCCCGCGTCGAGTACGAAAAGGACGGGCGCCGCATCATCGATGCCACAGTCGGCGGCGCCTGCAGCGTCTTCGAGAAGGCAGACTACCGGCAGGTATTCGGGTTGCAGCAATGA
- a CDS encoding MBL fold metallo-hydrolase, which translates to MRIPVEMLGQSGCRLSFAQATLYLDPYLSNSVQEMDAPDLARQIPIPRQPESVTDADWVLITHAHIDHCDPHTLPKLAKSSPHARFVGPSPVVGALIGWGVAAERISMASETWLELAPDLRILAIPAAHPEVTRDAEGNLNCVGYLLDYAGQRIYLAGDTSARQEIIDILVANGPIDTAFLPVNEHNFFRGRRGIIGNMSVREAFQMGNEIGAKQVVAVHWDMFAINAVDPDEIRLVHQRTRPGFSLLLNPRVINLGNVQASIIIRTLNEATHLESLLQSIASQQTDGIEPEVILVDSGSTDGTLAIAERYGCRIHHISRDQFSFGRSLNMGCEAANGEILVLISGHCVPTGTGWLQQLCQPILDGAADYTYGRQVGSPDSHYSERRIFAKYYPEHSRIPQDGFFCNNANSALSRAAWDQHRFDEELTGLEDMELAQRLVRTGGKTAYVAGASVVHHHSESWPQVRRRFEREAIALQKIMPQVHVNLFDVLRYIVTSVCKDLQSARREGASQSSLMDIVSYRWNQYLGSWKGNHQHRKLSHAEKEKYFFPH; encoded by the coding sequence ATGCGTATTCCCGTCGAGATGCTGGGACAGTCCGGTTGCCGTTTGTCCTTTGCTCAGGCCACGCTGTACCTCGATCCCTATCTCTCGAACTCGGTCCAGGAGATGGACGCCCCCGATCTGGCTCGTCAGATACCAATTCCTCGTCAGCCGGAGAGCGTCACCGATGCGGACTGGGTACTGATCACGCACGCGCATATCGACCACTGTGACCCGCACACTCTGCCCAAACTGGCCAAATCCTCGCCGCATGCCCGGTTTGTCGGCCCGTCCCCGGTCGTTGGCGCCCTCATCGGCTGGGGAGTTGCCGCCGAGCGCATCAGTATGGCCAGCGAAACTTGGCTCGAGCTTGCACCAGACCTCCGCATTCTGGCGATTCCCGCGGCTCATCCTGAAGTCACGCGTGATGCCGAGGGCAACCTCAACTGTGTCGGATACCTTCTCGACTATGCCGGACAGCGAATCTATCTTGCCGGGGACACCTCGGCCCGGCAGGAGATCATCGACATCCTGGTGGCCAACGGACCCATTGACACCGCGTTCCTGCCAGTCAACGAGCACAACTTCTTTCGGGGTCGCCGCGGCATCATCGGCAACATGTCCGTGCGCGAAGCCTTCCAGATGGGCAACGAGATCGGGGCGAAACAGGTGGTAGCCGTGCACTGGGACATGTTCGCCATCAACGCCGTCGACCCCGACGAGATCCGCCTGGTTCATCAGCGCACGCGCCCCGGGTTCAGCCTGCTTCTCAACCCCAGGGTCATCAATCTCGGCAACGTTCAGGCCAGCATCATCATCCGCACGCTGAATGAGGCCACGCATCTCGAATCCTTGTTGCAAAGCATCGCCAGCCAGCAAACCGACGGCATCGAGCCGGAGGTGATCCTCGTCGATTCGGGCTCGACCGACGGCACGCTCGCCATCGCCGAGCGCTACGGCTGCCGCATCCACCACATCTCGCGTGACCAGTTCTCCTTTGGCCGCTCGCTCAACATGGGTTGCGAAGCGGCAAACGGCGAGATTCTCGTCCTGATCAGCGGCCACTGTGTTCCCACGGGCACAGGCTGGCTGCAGCAACTCTGTCAGCCGATTCTCGACGGCGCGGCCGACTACACTTATGGTCGACAGGTCGGCAGCCCGGATAGCCACTACAGCGAGCGCCGGATCTTCGCCAAGTACTACCCCGAACACTCACGCATTCCTCAGGATGGCTTCTTTTGCAACAACGCGAATTCAGCGCTGTCACGTGCGGCTTGGGACCAGCACCGGTTCGACGAAGAACTGACCGGCCTCGAAGACATGGAACTGGCCCAGCGCCTGGTCCGGACCGGCGGCAAGACGGCCTACGTCGCCGGAGCAAGCGTCGTACACCACCACAGCGAGAGTTGGCCGCAGGTTCGGCGCCGGTTCGAGCGAGAGGCCATCGCCCTGCAGAAGATCATGCCGCAGGTGCATGTCAATCTCTTCGATGTCCTGCGATACATCGTCACCAGCGTCTGCAAGGATCTGCAATCCGCCCGACGCGAGGGTGCCAGCCAGAGCAGTCTCATGGACATCGTCAGCTATCGCTGGAATCAGTACCTGGGTTCCTGGAAAGGCAACCACCAACACCGTAAACTCTCGCACGCCGAGAAAGAGAAATACTTCTTCCCCCATTGA